From the Primulina tabacum isolate GXHZ01 chromosome 15, ASM2559414v2, whole genome shotgun sequence genome, one window contains:
- the LOC142528029 gene encoding nuclear poly(A) polymerase 3, whose translation MEIERSVSLLQYMEDEGLVPSDKEEIRRRNVIVKLKQIVFVWAKKIAYEHRLPKSCIRAASATIITYGSYGLGVHNHESDVDALCVGPGFATRAEDFFIVLRNMLETRPEVSEIYCVKDAKVPLIRFKFDGVSVDLPYAKIHGISVPEDVDVFNPFILANMDEISWRSLSGVRANRSIFQLVPRIETYKSLLRCIKFWARRRGIYCNLFGFFGGVHLAVLVAVICQRHPYTWLSALVSIFFKTFAFWPWPTPVILFHDIVPTRYLHTEKSLMPIQLPCSLNEYCRSYITTSTFGRIREEFLRGHYMTKDVLSPNFDWKILFEPFSYAYHYARYFKIRLSSSDRDELRDWVGWVKCRLRCLLVKLEDLLGFCDPNPTEYVDATLHAPNTVFFWGLKISRSHKIDIDAIKKEFVKNINSGSERPLGKIELSVVKVSELPDMNPERTEACRWVSDGNGQRIPVASNYMAQEWRC comes from the exons ATGGAGATTGAAAGATCAGTTTCTCTTCTTCAG TATATGGAGGATGAGGGTTTGGTGCCATCTGACAAGGAAGAAATTAGGAGAAGAAACGTTATTGTCAAGCTCAAACAG ATTGTGTTTGTGTGGGCTAAGAAGATAGCTTACGAGCACCGACTCCCAAAGAGTTGCATCAGGGCTGCTTCCGCCACAATTATAACCTATGGATCATATGGCCTTGGA GTTCATAATCATGAGTCTGATGTTGATGCTCTGTGTGTTGGACCAGGCTTTGCTACTAGGGCG GAAGATTTCTTTATCGTTCTACGTAACATGCTCGAAACTAGACCTGAGGTTTCTGAGATCTACTGCGTCAAGGATGCCAAAGTTCCTCTCATCCGATTCAAATTTGATGGGGTCTCAGTTGATCTTCCCTATGCCAAGATCCATGGAATATCTGTTCCTGAG GATGTGGATGTATTCAACCCATTCATTTTAGCAAATATGGATGAGATAAGTTGGAGAAGTTTGTCTGGTGTACGAGCTAATAGAAGCATTTTTCAACTTGTGCCACGCATAGAG ACATACAAGTCACTCCTGCGCTGTATCAAATTTTGGGCAAGGAGACGAGGCATTTATTGCAAT TTATTTGGATTTTTCGGAGGCGTTCACTTGGCAGTCCTTGTTGCTGTAATCTGTCAAAGACATCCGTATACCTGGCTAAGTGCTCTGGTTTCAATTTTCTTCAAGACATTTGCCTTCTGGCCCTGGCCAACACCAGTTATCTTGTTTCATGATATAGTGCCGACACGTTACCTTCATACGGAAAAGTCTCTAATGCCAATTCAGCTACCATGTAGCCTAAACGAATATTGTCGTTCTTACATAACTACGAGTACATTCGGCCGAATCAGAGAAGAGTTTCTACGCGGACACTACATGACAAAG GATGTCCTGAGCCCAAACTTCGATTGGAAAATTTTATTCGAGCCATTTTCTTATGCATACCACTATGCCCGATATTTTAAAATCCGTCTTTCATCGTCTGATAGAGATGAGTTACGAGACTGGGTTGGTTGGGTCAAGTGTCGATTGCGCTGCCTTCTAGTAAAG TTGGAGGACTTGCTGGGATTTTGTGATCCCAACCCTACAGAATACGTTGATGCTACGCTACACGCTCCAAATACGGTGTTTTTCTGGGGACTGAAGATTAGTAGAAGTCATAAGATCGACATTGATGCAATCAAGAAAGAGTTCGTAAAGAACATCAACTCCGGCAGTGAACGCCCTCTGGGAAAGATCGAATTATCGGTAGTTAAAGTTTCAGAATTACCTGATATGAACCCCGAGCGAACCGAAGCATGCCGATGGGTTTCAGATGGCAATGGACAAAGAATTCCAGTTGCCTCAAACTATATGGCTCAAGAGTGGAGGTGCTGA